A stretch of Salvelinus namaycush isolate Seneca chromosome 42, SaNama_1.0, whole genome shotgun sequence DNA encodes these proteins:
- the LOC120034763 gene encoding TBC domain-containing protein kinase-like protein gives MGHVISQLITSSREREDSAKYNPSKIYGQNFFGNEDRRSLNGVWVGGAVNCESEVDTGAVMRPLRDAQLGAFTFFASALPHDVCGSNGLPLTPNSIKILGRFQLLKTLTHPRLCQYVDISRGKHERLVVVTEHYESSINDFQKQVQTVSPERVLQIAYEALEGLEFMNKHGMVHRALNAQNVLMDGKGKVKLAKFGLYYMTDHGADVDFPIGYPSYLAPEVIAQGSVHPSDPSQGENPLPSGPKTDVWSLGVLLFELCAGRRLLQNIEISERLKFIITLGCIDDIVTVLAEEHGCLDAIRELPENVLTLLRKCLTFLPSRRPTPAELLVDPVFEGVSCLYAPFQQPVGLFSSSLRCAHLELPEDISQLCKDDDEEYLGERAIDEVYHLWCLAGGDLEKELTNKEIIQSKPPVCTLPNFLLEDGESFGQGRDRSFLLDDTTVTLSLCQLKNVRTPP, from the exons GTGGAGCTGTCAACTGTGAGTCTGAAGTGGACACTGGAGCAGTCATGAGGCCACTGAGAGATGCCCAGCTAGGGGCCTTCACCTTCTTTGCCTCAGCTCTCCCCCACGATGTGTGCGGGAGCAACGGCCTCCCCCTCACCCCCAACTCCATCAAGATCCTGGGCCGCTTCCAGCTGCTCAAGACCCTTACCCACCCCAGGCTCTGCCAGTACGTAGACATCTCCAGAGGGAAGCATG AACGGCTTGTTGTTGTGACGGAACACTACGAAAGCAGTATAAATGATTTCCAGAAACAGGTTCAAACTGTCAG CCCAGAGAGAGTTCTCCAGATAGCCTATGAGGCCTTGGAGGGACTAGAGTTTATGAACAAACATGGGATGGTTCACAGAGCCCTCAATGCACAGAATGTCCTCATGGATGGCAAG GGCAAGGTGAAGCTGGCTAAGTTTGGGCTCTATTACATGACAGACCACGGGGCGGATGTGGACTTTCCTATTGG GTACCCATCCTATCTGGCTCCAGAGGTCATCGCCCAGGGCTCAGTCCACCCTAGTGACCCCTCCCAGGGGGAGAACCCTCTTCCCTCGGGGCCCAAGACAGACGTGTGGTCCCTGGGAGTCCTGCTCTTTGAGCTGTGTGCA GGTAGAAGACTACTGCAGAACATTGAAATAAGCGAGAGATTGAAATTCATCATCACCTTGG GTTGCATTGACGACATAGTCACAGTCCTTGCAGAGGAACACGGATGCTTGGATGCGATTAGG GAGCTGCCTGAGAACGTCCTAACATTGTTAAGGAAATGCCTgaccttcctgccatccagaag ACCCACCCCTGCAGAGCTGCTGGTTGACCCAGTGTTTGAGGGCGTGTCGTGTCTCTACGCCCCGTTCCAGCAGCCCGTCGGGCTGTTCTCCTCCTCCCTGCGCTGTGCCCACCTGGAGCTACCAGAGGACATCAGCCAGCTCTGCAAAG ATGATGATGAGGAGTACCTGGGGGAGAGGGCCATAGACGAGGTGTACCACCTGTGGTGTTTGGcaggaggagacctggagaaGGAACTGACCAACAAGGAGATCATCCAGTCCAAGCCTCCCGTCTGCACCCTGCCCAA TTTCCTGCTGGAGGATGGGGAGTCGTTTGGCCAAGGCAGGGACAGGAGCTTCCTCCTGGATGACACCACCGTCACACTGTCTCTGTGCCAGCTGAAGAACGTGAGGACACCACCGTGA